One Phaseolus vulgaris cultivar G19833 chromosome 11, P. vulgaris v2.0, whole genome shotgun sequence genomic window carries:
- the LOC137838268 gene encoding uncharacterized protein encodes MTSLRRLALAKFLKKAKSTKEGGDVVASDVPTVASMPIPPPSASPPPIAVVPLAMASTPASARPNKGKRVLIVDSDSEDSGSALVSHKRRATGLISSPAAPPGDGNSLRDDPPSATSPPPPPAHEEREERIDSVPPPSRLPHRDAAEASGSAPPVSVPGSTSRKPRIPRSIHRELTQGFTKGMTPTDPQKGGGMPYYMGAFLAVAIKWRTQARNAIKGREVLRKLRQEVVALKEEKQNWGLKEDASQSLLKLAHEGREGAEAYTRELEQAHAAQLAQLTSYQIQNIGLQEAALTSEVQQRKLDELDAAWRQKLGEREDALTAKVEALSLLQAEANKLRVEKEFLEKQLTSKDSRITELEGEVQELTGEMAGAFEEGFQEALTQASCENTGINISNCDPTHHVVDGKVLPMDLDD; translated from the coding sequence atgacttcctTGAGGCGGCTGGCTCTTGCCAAATTTTTGAAGAAGGCAAAATCTACCAAGGAAGGTGGGGACGTCGTCGCCTCCGACGTGCCCACCGTTGCTTCCATGCCGATCCCTCCACCATCTGCCTCTCCTCCTCCCATTGCTGTGGTTCCATTAGCCATGGCGTCAACCCCTGCCTCGGCGCGTCctaacaaagggaaaagggtgttGATAGTAGATTCCGACAGCGAAGACTCGGGTTCTGCCCTGGTTTCCCATAAGAGGAGGGCTACGGGTCTCATTTCCTCACCCGCCGCGCCCCCCGGCGATGGGAActctctcagggacgatcctccCAGTGCCACCTCACCGCCGCCTCCGCCAGCCCATGAGGAGCGAGAGGAAAGGATTGACTCGGTTCCCCCACCTTCACGGTTGCCGCATCGTGACGCAGCTGAAGCGTCGGGCTCCGCCCCTCCTGTATCAGTCCCTGGCTCGACTTCGCGCAAACCTCGGATTCCTCGCTCcattcatagggagttgacgcagggcTTCACCAAAGGAATGACGCCGACTGATCCTCAAAAAgggggaggcatgccttacTATATGGGGGCCTTCCTGGCGGTGGCAATCAAGTGGCGCACTCAGGCTCGAAATGCTATAAAAGGGAGGGAGGTTCTTCGCAAGCTGAGACAAGAGGTGGTggcgttgaaggaggagaagcaAAATTGGGGACTCAAGGAGGATGCTTCCCAATCTCTGCTAAAACTGGCCCATGAGGGCAGGGAGGGAGCTGAGGCGTACACGCGAGAACTGGAACAGGCGCATGCCGCTCAACTAGCCCAGCTCACCTCCTATCAAATCCAAAACATTGGCCTCCAGGAGGCGGCTCTTACATCCGAGGTGCAGCAGAGAAAACTTGATGAGTTGGatgctgcttggaggcagaagctAGGTGAAAGAGAGGACGCCTTGACTGCTAAGGTtgaagctttgagccttctacaAGCCGAGGCTAACAAGCTCCGGGTGGAGAAGGAATTCCTGGAGAAGCAATTGACATCCAAGGATTCCAGGATTACCGAACTAGAGGGGGAGGTCCAAGAActgactggggagatggcggggGCGTTTGAGGAGGgtttccaagaggctctgacccaggcgtcctgcgagaacacgggcatcaatatttcgaactgcgatcccacacaccatgtcgtcgacggcaAGGTCTtgcccatggacttggatgactga